A DNA window from Brassica napus cultivar Da-Ae chromosome C1, Da-Ae, whole genome shotgun sequence contains the following coding sequences:
- the LOC111205371 gene encoding ultraviolet-B receptor UVR8: MAERNWLVSLEDLPSHLILEVLTSRRLNAVDLLSLELTSKVFGGSSGLSYPLKFRSLVDYAASQLCSVHPVYVGMGFTTQKELFANCEGNWKRLLRFLQSVEQSSDMVQTSAGNMQVTTGRYHTLLINNSKVYSCGSSLSGVLAHGPETTQCVAFTPIEFPFSAKVAQVSATQNHSAFVLQSGEVLTCGDNSSHCCGHLDTSRPIFRPKLVEALKGTPCKQVAAGLHFTVFLSREGRVFTCGSNTHGQLGHGDTLDSPIPRAVEFFQSVGPVVQIAAGPSYVLAVTQDGSVYSFGSGSSFCLGHGEQQDEHQPRVIQAFKRKGVHILRVSAGDEHAVALDSNGRVYTWGKGYCGALGHGDENDKITPQVLVSLNNCLVVQVCARKRKTFVLVEGGVLYGFGWMGFGSLGFPDRGVSDKVLRPRVLESLKPHRVSQVSTGLYHTIVVTQTGRIFGFGDNERAQLGHDSLRTCLEPTEIFLHCGRSRNQLC, translated from the exons ATGGCTGAGAGGAACTGGTTGGTTTCGTTAGAGGATCTCCCTTCTCATTTGATCTTGGAGGTGTTAACCTCACGCCGGCTTAACGCGGTTGATCTACTTAGCTTGGAGTTGACCTCTAAGGTATTTGGAGGAAGCTCTGGATTGTCGTACCCTTTGAAATTTAGATCGCTAGTTGATTACGCGGCGTCTCAGCTCTGCTCTGTGCATCCTGTGTACGTGGGGATGGGGTTTACTACACAGAAAGAGCTCTTTGCTAACTGTGAGGGGAACTGGAAGAGGCTTTTGAGGTTCTTGCAGTCTGTTGAGCAGTCCTCAGATATGGTTCAAACCTCTGCAGGCAAT ATGCAAGTTACAACAGGGAGGTATCACACGTTGCTAATCAACAACTCAAAAGTCTACTCTTGTGGTTCGAGTTTGTCTGGTGTTCTTGCTCATGGCCCAGAAACTACTCAATGTGTAGCATTTACGCCTATAGAGTTCCCGTTCTCTGCTAAAGTTGCTCAGGTCTCAGCCACACAGAACCATTCTGCTTTCGTGTTGCAATCTGGAGAG GTTCTTACATGTGGGGATAACTCATCGCATTGCTGTGGTCACTTAGATACTAGCCGTCCAATATTTAGGCCTAAGCTTGTTGAGGCTTTGAAGGGAACTCCCTGTAAGCAG GTTGCTGCGGGGCTGCACTTCACTGTGTTTCTATCAAGGGAAGGGCGTGTGTTCACATGTGGATcaaacacacatggacagcttGGTCATGGCGATACCTTGGACAGTCCAATACCCAGAGCTGTTGAATTTTTCCAAAGCGTTGGCCCTGTGGTGCAAATTGCAGCTGGACCGAGCTATGTGCTAGCTGTGACGCAGGATGGCTCGGTTTACTCGTTTGGCTCTGGTTCTAGCTTCTGTCTTGGTCACGGAGAGCAGCAGGACGAGCACCAGCCACGTGTTATTCAGGCTTTTAAAAGAAAAGGTGTTCATATACTCCGTGTCTCTGCAGGGGATGAACACGCCGTGGCACTTGATTCAAATGGCCGT GTATACACATGGGGTAAAGGCTACTGCGGTGCTCTAGGCCATGGAGACGAAAACGACAAGATCACTCCTCAAGTTTTGGTCAGTCTCAACAACTGCCTTGTTGTCCAG GTGTGTGCAAGAAAGAGGAAGACATTTGTATTAGTGGAAGGTGGAGTATTGTATGGGTTTGGGTGGATGGGATTTGGAAGCCTTGGGTTCCCGGACAGAGGAGTTTCAGACAAAGTCCTGAGGCCGAGAGTGTTGGAGAGTCTGAAACCACACCGTGTCTCTCAAGTTAGCACCGGTTTGTATCACACCATTGTGGTCACGCAAACTGGACGCATATTCGGTTTTGGAGATAATGAAAGAGCTCAGCTTGGTCACGACTCACTCCGTACCTGCTTAGAACCTACCGAGATCTTTCTCCATTGTGGCCGGTCTCGTAACCAACTTTGTTGA
- the LOC111205751 gene encoding zinc finger CCCH domain-containing protein 4-like yields the protein MGKGHQGKCFGFLLLLCFFSSTFARRILKDLDHVVKPGKVSLREQDHGLFSLEPDHKVKPGHKLQSAWWGEPEEPEDKVKPDHKLQSMWRELEEPDPEKKHAHKVMPDYKEKLNDGGKEKIDDIERPDHKVKPNYNEKLNDADKEKIDGIEKPDHEVKPNYKEKLNDGGKEKIDDIGKPDHIVKPNYKEKLNADKEKIDDIEKPDHIVKPNYKERLNDGGKEKIDDKEKPDHKVKPDYKEKLNDGDKENIDDIEKPDHIVKPNYKERFNDGGKEKIDGIEKPDHIVKPNYKERLNDGGKEKIDDIEKPDHEVKPDYKEKLKDKEKIDGIEKPDHTVKPMGYGYGVGYGSGGSGFGEGIGSSGGSGFGEGIGSSGGSGFGEGIGSSGGSGFGEGIGSSGGSGFGEGIGYGDGSGVGIGEGRGSGYGQPNCGPVRGAPGTGFGEGIGRGSGSGEGIGIGRGGSGSTGVPSVVVPPITVPGTTIPPITVPGTHIPGFTIPGVTVPGFGTGGGCQTGGCTPSVPYYHPPIYQPPNCPHCPPFVSGLDKGTMTEALAPMSNEMHN from the coding sequence atggGAAAGGGACACCAAGGCAAGTGCTTTGGATTCCTCCTCTTACTATGCTTCTTCAGTTCAACTTTCGCACGCAGGATTCTTAAGGATCTAGACCATGTAGTGAAGCCTGGGAAGGTTAGTTTGAGGGAACAAGATCATGGCTTGTTCAGTCTAGAACCTGACCACAAAGTCAAGCCTGGTCATAAGCTGCAGTCCGCGTGGTGGGGTGAGCCAGAAGAGCCTGAGGACAAGGTCAAGCCTGATCATAAACTGCAATCCATGTGGCGTGAGCTAGAAGAACCTGATCCTGAAAAAAAGCATGCTCATAAAGTAATGCCTGATTACAAAGAGAAGCTTAATGATGGTGGTAAAGAGAAGATTGATGACATAGAGAGGCCTGATCATAAAGTAAAGCCTAATTACAATGAGAAGCTTAATGATGCTGACAAAGAGAAGATTGATGGCATAGAGAAGCCTGATCATGAAGTAAAGCCTAATTACAAAGAGAAGCTTAATGATGGTGGGAAAGAGAAGATTGATGACATAGGGAAGCCTGATCATATAGTAAAGCCTAATTACAAAGAGAAGCTTAATGCTGACAAAGAGAAGATTGATGACATAGAGAAGCCTGATCATATAGTAAAGCCTAATTACAAAGAGAGGCTTAATGATGGTGGCAAAGAGAAGATTGATGACAAAGAGAAGCCTGATCATAAAGTAAAGCCTGATTACAAAGAGAAGCTTAATGATGGTGACAAAGAGAACATTGATGACATAGAGAAGCCTGATCATATAGTAAAGCCCAATTACAAAGAGAGGTTTAATGATGGTGGCAAAGAGAAGATTGATGGCATAGAGAAGCCTGATCATATAGTAAAGCCTAATTACAAAGAGAGGCTTAATGATGGTGGCAAAGAGAAGATTGATGACATAGAGAAGCCTGATCATGAAGTAAAGCCTGATTACAAAGAGAAGCTTAAAGACAAAGAGAAGATTGATGGCATAGAGAAGCCTGATCACACAGTTAAGCCTATGGGATATGGCTATGGCGTTGGTTATGGCAGTGGAGGCAGCGGCTTCGGAGAAGGAATAGGCTCTAGTGGTGGCAGTGGCTTTGGAGAAGGGATAGGCTCTAGTGGAGGCAGTGGCTTCGGAGAAGGGATTGGCTCTAGTGGTGGCAGTGGCTTCGGAGAAGGAATAGGCTCAAGTGGAGGCAGTGGTTTTGGAGAAGGAATAGGCTATGGTGATGGTTCAGGTGTTGGCATTGGAGAAGGAAGAGGATCAGGGTATGGCCAACCCAATTGCGGTCCTGTCAGGGGAGCCCCAGGTACCGGATTCGGTGAAGGCATTGGACGAGGTAGTGGTTCAGGGGAAGGGATTGGTATCGGTAGAGGAGGAAGTGGCTCTACTGGTGTACCCAGTGTAGTTGTCCCTCCCATAACTGTACCAGGCACAACAATCCCTCCCATAACTGTGCCAGGCACCCACATTCCCGGTTTTACCATTCCGGGAGTGACGGTTCCTGGCTTTGGTACTGGTGGAGGATGCCAAACCGGTGGGTGCACCCCAAGCGTGCCATACTACCATCCACCTATATACCAACCACCAAACTGTCCCCATTGTCCTCCTTTCGTTTCAGGACTAGATAAAGGGACCATGACCGAAGCTCTTGCACCCATGTCAAATGAGATGCACAACTAA
- the LOC111205752 gene encoding putative nuclear RNA export factor SDE5 — MSMIGSSSSHNDQDSRSLQVLLEAFGSRFSLDDITAAYHEASQNVDVAGEILFAMTEKTTESDQVKTNEATHAKAKVLRPKKSSVSVGSVSSVIGKEYVRARPVSNPRQEASKPVKIDSKDIPETEMWCEESKEANIISRAPTEVEEFIVKMLGEGFQASPELIHQILGVCGYDVKKSTEKLLDLSDTKKHADAGISNELMSKVDPQRQGSTSCNQVEFSQSGGARTLTGSEEGGKDNSGLEKEVLEALFSCAERYEEVRKLTRRFREIRGRAAGRPVVKPLEDPFQERVVTVKQSPHTSKEDEDDENEYKALRKAVHENLHEMKEYYGAAVEAFSKGETERARRLVEKGHFFGQKAREADDKSIAKMLEVKEEDNGSTYKEDEVVIVNVNELEPREALRLLKLQLKNFTGIPSIKCLRVKLGDNKEDSKCKRRHTAIAKLLEGESIAWSKEDDGLVMMIRIDEIDPEKLSFAKK; from the exons ATGTCAATGATTGGAAGCTCTTCTTCACACAACGATCAAGATTCAAGAAGCTTGCAAGTGCTTCTCGAAGCTTTCGGCTCTCGTTTCTCTCTAGACGACATAACTGCTGCCTACCACGAAGCTAGTCAGAATGTTGATGTGGCTGGCGAGATTCTCTTTGCCATGACTGAAAAGACTACTGAGAGTGACCAAGTCAAAACGAATGAAGCAACTCATGCCAAAGCCAAAGTATTGAGGCCAAAAAAGAGTTCTGTATCTGTTGGCAGTGTTTCAAGTGTTATTGGTAAGGAGTATGTTAGAGCCAGACCTGTATCTAATCCTCGCCAAGAAGCGAGTAAACCGGTGAAGATAGACTCAAAGGATATACCAGAAACTGAGATGTGGTGTGAAGAAAGCAAGGAGGCAAACATCATAAGCAGGGCTCCAACTGAGGTTGAGGAGTTTATTGTTAAGATGCTTGGAGAAGGCTTTCAAGCTAGCCCTGAGCTCATTCACCAGATTCTTG GCGTATGTGGCTATGATGTGAAGAAG AGTACGGAGAAACTACTTGACTTGTCTGATACCAAGAAGCATGCTGATGCTGGAATTTCCAATGAACTT ATGTCAAAAGTTGATCCTCAAAGACAGGGATCTACTTCCTGCAACCAAGTGGAGTTCTCTCAGAG TGGTGGAGCAAGAACCTTAACAGGTTCAGAGGAAGGAGGCAAGGACAACTCTGGTCTTGAAAAGGAGGTTTTAGAAGCTTTATTCTCATGTGCAGAAAGATATGAGGAAGTGCGAAAACTAACTCGGCGATTTAGAGAAATTAGAGGAAGAGCTGCTGGTCGTCCTGTTGTGAAACCTTTGGAAGACCCTTTCCAAGAGAGAGTTGTCACTGTGAAACAATCTCCACATACATCTAAAGAAG atgaagatgatgaaaatgaataCAAGGCACTCCGCAAAGCAGTGCACGAGAATTTGCATGAGATGAAAGAATACTACGGAGCT GCGGTAGAAGCATTCTCCAAAGGAGAAACCGAGCGAGCACGGAGACTCGTGGAAAAG GGACACTTCTTCGGACAAAAAGCTCGAGAAGCAGATGACAAATCCATAGCAAAGATGCTTGAAGTCAA GGAAGAAGACAATGGTTCCACTTATAAGGAAGACGAGGTAGTCATAGTGAATGTGAATGAGCTCGAACCAAGGGAAGCTCTTCGTCTTCTCAAACTCCAACTTAAAAACTTCACTGGCATTCCAT CTATCAAATGCCTGAGAGTCAAATTAGGTGACAACAAGGAAGATTCCAAATGCAAACGAAGG CATACTGCAATTGCAAAGCTGCTGGAGGGTGAATCCATTGCCTGGTCTAAAGAAGATGATGGCCTCGTGATGATGATTCGTATTGATGAGATTGACCCTGAGAAATTGAGTTTTGCcaagaaataa